The region TTAAACCTAATAAATGGAGAAAAGGAAAAAGACGGTGGACATGAGGAGTTGATCTTTAATTCTTTACCTATTTTTTTTAAGAAGAATAAATGGAAATCAAACTAAAATAAAAGCTTAATTAAAACTTATTTCATTTTGAAAGAAAAACACATAACATTCTAATATTGCACTATCCTCATAACTCCAAACAACAACCAAACTTTCCTTTAGTTTCCGGAAATTCAATCATCATCTTTCTCTTTCGTGATTGAAAACAAGATCCAGAATCTCaataaaacagaaagaaaaaaCAAGCATCATCAAGTCATGGAAGTCTACTCATGAATGGAGAATAGCGATATATAATAATGGAATGATGGTGAGCGGCGGTGTGATTCGTGAGGCGGAGGAAGTTGTGGAGAGGGGTGGTCGAACAAAGGGTTTCGTGGTGGTGGTTTAGTGACGTTGGACGGCGACGGTTGTCGTGTGGTCGTTGTGAGTTTGGATCGTGGCGGCGACAGTTGTCGTGTGGTCGTTGTAAGTCTGAATCGCGGCAACAACGTGGTCGTGTGGAGGTGACAAAGAAATGCTGGCCGGTGAGAGTTTGGGTATTTTCGTGGAAATATGGTGGATTTGAAATGAAATCGCAGCACCACACAACATGAAGAACGTGATGGTTGTTGCCTTTTTCGAATGTGTCCAGAGGTTGTTTATGGTAATGGAAGAAGAACGGCGGAAGACGACGAAAGTTGTTTTGTTGTTGTCGGTGTTGAtgtggaagaagatgaagaggagGGTTAAATGTCTATGTTATTCTGTGAGGAAGAAGATGTGAGATGAATGCGTGTGAAGTTGGGCGAAGGAGATTGTAGGTATTTATGTCCGGCGAAGATTCGTTTTGTTGGTGGCGGACGGTCGGTTTTGAAGGAGATAAACAGTGAGAAAGAGATTTAAtgtattttcttttattttcGCCAAGAGAGAGTCATGAGTATATTTTGTGAGCCATAGAGAGAACAGTTAAAGCAGAGAAAGAGAGCCCCCTCATTCGTTTTCTCTTTTTcgtttaaaaaaaaaaactttcTAGTGAGCGTTGGGAGAGAGACATGACCGGTAGTGGTAGGTAGTAGCAATAGGTGAGAGGGAAACATGTGGAGGGAGAGATATGCAAGTTGGATTTTCAGTACAGTTGGAGGTGCACCAGCTGTAAAAAAAAAGGAATCCAATGTTGATctcattttttttttttgcaaacaattattatttatttaagGAAATATACTCATAAAATTTCTAATCAatatttgatttaaaaaaattctaattactttaattaaataactaaaccAAAAAATAGTGACCGATTATAAATAGGGACCGAATAtaaatttgctcgaaaaattaaatcgggcacactaaaatgatcaccacaaaatatacttattgaaaaaatacagcgtttcctcgaattctaaaataaatttgaatcggttaaaaggctcaggcgggtcaaaattCAGCTGAAACAGTCGttgaaaaatataacgagcataccaggttaaactacgtgaaccgtagattaataatactgacgcttgcaattttaattttgaaactttttacccaCTGATTTTTGCACGTTTTTTTTAGAAACAATttaaccgatttgtctgtatCCTCAATAAATTTATTTTGCTTGATATCTTAGGTATTatttatgatgaaatgcatgtcatgttatgcatacgatgcaaattaaaaatgaaatcaatttaacaaaaaattaaatatgcccggacaaaattgaGGCATGACAAATATCAAAAACATTAtaatgaaataaaacaaaatagAGGAGATGATAGAATAATGAAGATGAAAAAGAAATAGTATAATAGATTAGAGATTAGAGAAGAAGAGGTGCGATAAAAACTAAATTGGAAGAGAGAACAGTAACATAAAAATTAGAATATGAAAAAGAAAGAATATAATAGAGTAGATAGTAAACAAGAAAATGCGATATGCATCTAGCAAAGAAGGCACAATACTGTTAGGAAAAACTTGAGAAGGTTGAAGTTGAAACTCTAAGTGTGAGGAAGAGAAAATCATTCCCAATTGTAAGGCTAAGGAATAATAGGTTTAAGTTTGGATTTGATGCGAGTTAAGTGAAGTTTGAGTTGTAACATAATGTAGTTTGATTCGGTTTGTAAAATACAAACCACAAACCAAATCGAACCGCATAATTTTTCTATAATATGGCCCAAACACATATGAACCAAATGCATTTTTTTTAGATTTCGGTCTGGTTTGGTTCGATTTGCGGTTTTCTATTAGGTCGGTTCAGTTTTGAACACCCTTGCTAATTTTACACATTACATCATTTTGATTCAACATGCACTTGGTTGGACATTTGAATTGGGCCTTTGACCAGACCAAAATAATATTAAGGGAAATGCTCTTTCCACCCTTATGGGTGTTTTCACGTACTTGTAAAAAGTACATAATGTCTCTAGCGTTTGGAGATGCATTTCAGGACGCACCTTTTTTTAGCCATCTTTCAGTCCAAGTTAAGGAGACACCCCTTTTACGTTAAAATTTTATCCATAGATGCATCCCCGTACACGTTAAAAGTGCTTTCGAATATGCATATCCGTAAACACCATTTATTCGAATATCATGCTAGTGATCCGGAGATGCATTTCCAGACGCTTTTCCTTCATATCCCGCACCAGACCCTTCCCTCTTCCTATTTCTTCATTTTCTCAAAAGTTCTAAAAAACATTTCACCTCTCTCTCCCAACCATTGAAGCATCTCTTCCTTGCATTTAAACATCATTGGGGATCTTTCCCCTCCTTTCCAACATCTCATAACATTCAAGCTTCTTTTTCtcatcaatcaatttcatttggtaagttttcaaaatttattttcttattatGTTATGAATTGTAGTTAGTTTTTTAGGATACATTAGTTATTTTAGGCACATTAGGTAGTAGTGCAAACGAAATTGGTAGGTTGCAACAATATGCATTGAGGTTTTTTGGAACTATTAGGGCATAAAATGGGTTGCTTCCATGGGAGAAAAATTACAGGTTTATCTGAACAGTTTGTGTAGCCACAAAGTGTTCCATCATAAATTCTATCCTATAGTGAGTTTGCGTCtcaatgaaatcctccattaatatttctaggttggatttataggaatcttgcgattcctcaaaatactgggagtgataatcgtagagaaaatttgggtgatacatagtaatagagaaaaaaatgccttagtctatactaggcaacactggagttacgatatcgactaaattagtcccaagcaacggtgccaaaaacttgatcacgacttagtaagtctatgtgaaccgtgactgcaagtgcacagtcctatcatgtagttttaaagattattgacccacaaggactaataatcaaacgtatcatggtctaatgttgctatgtaaatctaaggtCGATGGtcgttctaagattggagggatgaagagaaataactataacaTAAATAGAATATTAATAAAGATACGAGATATAGGGAatatcggtatgtaacgcatcaaacttcggggattcgatagatagttggtgtaatcttattggttaaaatattcttcagtagaaattatttatagaaaggacttagtctcacactctcatttttattgactctgaccatactcctaaaccagatcgcttggctctcgcggtcttatttttaatttaaaagtaatttttgaatataaataaagtctaattaatcctaaagcgctctcgctgtgcttatgattaatgcctagtttcagctatctaGTTAAAATCCCcaactctcgttcttgttgaccgtaaccttagtttgttttgtactctcgtacgaaaaacagtttgattaaaataagaaactaaaaccgaaaaaaataagttttataaaaactaacaccaattatttatgaatcccgtcgtttcgacggtctttacataccgatacctaagggtttagccggacatggatccggtaacagacatggtatttGGGAAAGCAAACatgcaataaggcataaataaataaaacatcaatcaaaataaaacctgaATTACGAATTGAGAACTGGAACTGAATCTTGATTCTTCGATTAAAATAATGTCGGCAGGCTTTGGCAATGAGTAACCGTTACAATTGAATCCCAAAAGCGTAAATAATAAAGtgcaatagtccccgatgtggagaactattacttttacaaagtaagaaaaCTGTCTAGAAAACTAAAAGAAAGTAATTTTGACAAAAAAATAATCGTAGCTTGAaaactggaagaagagagagatCTGAGCGAGTCTGTTAGAGGCCCTTTATATATTTTCCACAATCTCTAAGTTGTAGCGAAGGTGAGTGGATTTATGGCTATAAACTTGGAGAAACGGATggaagactaggttgtggcggttgccacaaccctagtcTTTGAATGAGAGGTGAGCGCCACCAAAATAGGATTAAGCGCCACTTCCTCATGCTTGGTGGCGGACGCCACCTCCTCCTTGGGTccatgtggcgggcgccacacaCCCTAGATAATGGGCGCCACAAGCCCATTTACTTTGGTGACCCATTATCTATATAAAactccattttcttctctttttctttcctttttgctattttccatttCGCTTGCTGTAAACCTTTTAATCGACAAATACatgcaataaacataaaatactgcgtaataataagtgttaatcaagtaaaaagtAATGCATATGGGGCCAAAAATATgatacgttttcgcgttatcagTAAACTAATTAAATCCATATTGATGGTTATATTCTCTTTTTACAGGAGCATGATTGTTTGAAATCGCTTAACCACGACATGAAGATTTTGGAGATGGAACAAGCCACTGTTACTTGGTTCGTTGATGTTATCTGCTATTCTGGGCTTGCCAATTTATGTTCTTCTGCTTACATGACCGTAAACCACGACATGCAAGTGACTTTTGCTGAGAGGTGGCATTCAAAGACGTCATCTTTCCAACTACCTATATGCGAGATGACCATTACCTTGGATGACATCTCATGCCTTCCACATCTTCCCATCAGAGGGATATTACAGGACCACAAGAGGATCGAGCGAGAGGAAGGCAACAACTTAATAGTCACCCATTTGGGGGCTGAGCCAACTAAGGCTGCATACAAGACACATGACACTAGAGGTGCTCGTGCTAGGTTTAGTTTTTTGGAAAGGCTTTATAAAAAACATCTGCAATGGCCTTGGATGTCGTAGGCGATGATATGCAGGTCGAGTACCACCGACATTGCGTATTGAGGTGTTACCTATTGTTCCTTGTTGGCACGTCCATGTTGGTGGACAGAAGTGCAACATATGTCGATGTGGTCTGCCTTAAGTACTTCACTGACCTGAATGTGATTCACGAGTACAACTGAAGGCTTATCTGTTTGGTGTACATGTACTTGAAGATGAGTGAAAGTTATCTTTGGAAGACAAAAAAGATGACAAGGAGCTGCACATTTCTTACGGTAATTTATTGTTACTAATATTTTTATAATTCATTTGTTACCCTTGTTATTAATATTGTATCCGAACCATTTTCAGGGATGAATCATCTCCCACCTCCCTCACATCACCGAGTAAGAAGCTGCACATGCATACGATGAGGACTTGCCATGTGCATCCCCTTTTGTTTCGTACATGGGGAATGACGTGGTCGAGCCATTCAGAGTCTCTATTGACCGTATAATACCAGATGGCGTTGCTTCTGCCAATACGAGGGACATTGCCAGACACGTCAATTTGACGTCATTTCCTTATACTCCAAATGCCTGACATATGGGTTATCACTTATGCATCCCTATCTACCCGAGCGAGTGATGCGCCCGTTTTCCTACTTGCAAATAGTTCATAGATCTCCATGTGAGTCTGATCCTCCCAACGTCCTCCGCAAAGATCTATAGGCACTACTAGATGATTTCGAGAGTCACTTAGTACCAGAAAAGTATCATCGGGAGCCAACTCATGTACGTCAGGCTTATGTTGGAGGCTACTTGACATGGTCCAATAAGGTATCATCCTCTATCATGACACTAGACGCTTCTGGAGGATCATCCAAGCCAGGTAACCTAGTGGTACTTGAGGTTCATGATGAGCAGACCGAGAGCTTGACGACAGTTTGTCGACGTGTTGCAAAGATGGGTATATGAGCCATACATGCATGACTCTTTAAGGATAACACTTCCCAAAAGGCTCGTGGACACCATGGTTGTCGAGTTACTGAATGTTGTGCAGTACATGCGACCGAGGAGGCAAATGCTTAAACATATCCAATAGTTAGTTTATGTTTGGATGATTTGCTTTTTTGTATTTTGTGACAAATGTTATGTATTGGATTATGTTTTAGATTAATGTGTGATTTTTTTCATTTAACTATATTTTACATAAGATTTACTTTGATTTTACTGTAATATAAGTTGACCGCAAAAAAAAAATTTGCAATGTTGGGGCAATGGTGATGCTCTAAAATGATTTTAAGGGGtattcggagatgcatctccgaaataaaATCACATTTTCAACACCTCTTAAAGAACTTTAGGAAACATTCTAGAGATGAATCTATGGATACACTCAAATAACATACAAAGATGCATTCATGAACCATATTAATTTAAAGTGTGGTGGACCTCATATTAATGTAGTTTGTTTGAATTTTGATGCGTACAAAGATGCATATCCGAACGCATGAAAGacaattttgattttttaaagGTGTGGTATGCCCTTAAAAAAGTGGAATCATAGATACCCTAATATTAATGTATAAAAATCCCACTTCTTTGTAGTAATCACTTCATTCATTGTTCTTTATTAAATGTCACATTAATAAGATTAATTTTTGTTTAGGCTTTAAATAACTTAATGTTGATTCTCAAAAGGGATTTTTTTCAAAAGTTAAACAATAATTTTTGTGCGTGTCTTAGTATTTTATTGCTTAAGTGTTTATCATCCGTATTTATTTATAAGATAGTCTCTATGTTATGTTAATATCGTTTAAGTAAACAGGAAAATTTAAGAAAACTAATCATGATATCAAAGTTGTTGAAAATTTgatattattttttaaattttttctttAAAAGATAAAATCGGTCAATGTCTTCCTAATAATATTTTTTACAAATTACAGAAAAAGTTGTAaaattattgttattattattattatatactaataaattaataattaatgtaattaaaaattaaagattgtttatttatttttatttcatgCAAGATAATTATGGGCTGGACCGAATCTAACAATTAGAAATGGGCCGCATTAAGAAATCCCATCAGGCCCAAAGTCGTTCGTGGGAACCAACGGGTCTTTTTGGCGGGAAGCAACGTAACATCATCACAGACGAGAAACCCGCACAATTTTCCCGCGAAAAAACCCTAATATATTAAACCCACACCCTTTTTTCTGACATTCATCGAATCTTCCGTTCTTCACTTTTTTTCATACAATTTCACACAAATTTCACTCAATCTCATTCTCAGATCTGAAAGATTCATAGATTCTTCGCTCTATTTCATACAATTTCACACAATTTTCACTTAATTCATTCTCAGATCTGAAAGAATGAGAAATTCGTCAGAAACACCTTCTCCATCCTCATACAAAACCAGATCGAAAAAGCCCCAACTTCGAAGCTCAAAATCTCTATTCAAAGATCCCATTGATGAACTAAGTACGAAAACTCCAGAGAAGCTGCCACCGCGCGCTCGCAACCGTGGGGTTGCGCTTTCTTTATCGGATATTCGGAAAGTTACTAAGAGTCTTCATGATCAGGAACAGCCCCAAACGACGCTATCTAAGGGAAAAAGCGCTAGAAGGAAAATCCCATTGGCTTCCCCGCGTAAGAGCAGTAAATCAGCTGATGAATTACTCAAGCTTCCTGAAAAGTATGCATTTCATTTTTTTGCATCTAGGTTTTTTTTTGGGAATAAATTGTTTTGTTGAATTGGTTTTAATTTGGGTTTTTTCGCAGATATGCAAATTTTGGCGAGTTTTTTGATAGCTTGGATAGTTCGATTCGATTGTTGCGAATGAAAGGATCTACGACTTCGTTCACTAATATCAGGCCAAAGATTGAAACTTTAACTGATAGGTATGGTTTAGTAATAGgttaaattatatttttttatcaaTATTTTGCACTATATTTTCTGAATTTGATTTTCTATTATTTGTTTAGGAGGTTTACACACGGTCATTTGGCTCAGTTGAAGTTTATCTTACCAGAGGCAATTGCTATCAAGAAGATATTAGTGTTTGATGAAAGAACAAGTTGTATGAAGCCAGATCTTCATGTTACTATAAACCCTGATGCAGTCGAGGTTGATGCCAAGTTGCCATCTGAATCTGAGACTATGTCTCTGAGGAAGTTTTTTCGTGCACGGCTTAGAGATTTCTGGGAATCTCATCCCGAGGTATGATAGTTTACCTTGCTTATCTGTTTGATAGATTAATTATGAATACTTGTTAATAGGAGTATATCACTTGTGACTTGATTCTCCCTTTATTTTTTTTCTGTGCCAAGTACAACTTTGTGTTATCAATGAGTATCTAGTTTTGTATTAACATCTGTGTAACAATATAAATTACATAGTACATTGCTTGGTGGTTCCATTTATCATTGTAAGACTTGGTTAGGTTTAAATAGTAATCAGGCGGTGGTTGCTGTCCTACAGAATAATTTATGTACACTTTTTGTTTTTCATTGTCTGTCACTGCAAGGTTTTAATGGTATGATACTTGCCATTGCAAAATTCATTTATTAAACGTGCTTTAATGCTAATTCTGAGTTAAAGCCCAAGTCTGGGATACTTTGTTTGATAGTGCTGTAAGCAACTCGGAGTCTTGGGAATCATGAACATTTTAATCAATCCTGTTTTCTTTTTGTTGATGATCCATTGCTAATGTAGACACATTGTGTTAGTCTTGTTATATTTGAATATTATTTAGTCTAAATGATGCTTTTGTGTATAGGGTGATGAAATTCCAGAGGAAATACTGCCGGAGCCATTCAATCGCCCAAAACAAGAGCCTCTTTTACCTGTGTTTAAAGGTCCCATAACATTCTCTGCAGTGAAATTGTCAACTAGTGACAATGCAATTAATACAGACCCTGATGTCTCAGTCCCCAATGAGACATCATTTGAAGCACTTAACCAGCAGCCAGCACCTGTCTCTCATATGCCTCCATCTTTTAGGAGACGGTTTTCTCAGAGAGTGAAGGAAAATGTCCACCCAAAATTTCCATCAGATTCCTTCCAACCTTCCGCTGTCCCATTTTTAGAGTCAAGCTTGAAGATAGATTCCACATCTGAGGTCTCTATGTCCCATCAGAAAACATCCCAATCTGAGCTGGTTTCAGAAGCACCCAGCACTGAAGCATGTTCTACAATTAACTGTTCTTCAATATGCTCCACACCATCCAGTGTTATCCCAGCTACACCTTGTAAGGCCATTGAGTGTACAGACGGCAAAGGTGAATCTGTCAAAAGCCTTGAACCTATGTCAACCCCATTGGGATATGTGTCAACTCCATCCAAGCTGATGTCAGCCACACCTGCCTTGAAGCCACCTAAAAGGCATTTAATGACCCCTGAAGACAATTCTGCAAGCTCACCGGACAAGTTGGTTAAGCGCCCACCTTCATCAAGGTCAACAAGGTCATCAAGGTCATTGAAATTTGACACTccaatgaaaaatgaaaatggtGCTAGCAGTTTATCAAGATCATTGAAACTTGACACTccaatgaaaaatgaaaatgatgcTAGCAGGTTATCAAGATCATTGAAATTTGACACTCCAGTGAAAAATGTAAATGTTGCTAGCAGTTTGTCAACTGATAATGACATTTTTGATATCCTACCAGATACTCTTCTCCATTCGGTATGCCCTTTCTTTTGTTACTTCAAAAAGAGTTTAAAgatcttttatttttatttattttatggTAGTAACAGTTCCTATTATTTAAAAATCATTTCTTTAAACAAATTAATCATTTTTTAAACTATAATTCACATAGGTAAATTGTACTTGTATTCTAATCTACAAAACTATATTCAATGCAGTAACAAATAGACAAATAGACAGGACTTATCAAATTCACATTGGCTGGTTCATTGTTTTGGAATTGAGTATTTTATTTGTCATTAGATGATGTTATTCTTGAGTGAATTCAAGCTTAACCATTCCTTCTGCAGATTAGGGAAAAAGAAAGAATGGCAATAGAGGAAAGGGATCCAGCCATTTCACAAGCTAAGAAACGCAAGAAAATTATTGCCAGTCTTCCCAAGCTCTTCAACATGATTCACATGATGTTTCATTCTAGAAACCGTTCTGTCATCACAAAAGAGGAGCTGGTCAACACATTAATCTCAAGCCACTGTGATATTGTTGATAGAAGTAAGACAATTTCTAAGAAGAATAATTGACTGGCTATTTTATAATTTTTTACATACTAAATCTCTCCTCTTTGTTGTCTTAGGAGAAGTTGAAGAACAGCTCCATCTGTTGTTAGAATTAGTTCCTGAATGGATTTCTGAGAAGTTGGCTTCCAGTGGAGATAAGCTGTTGGTCTCGTAAGTTTCTTTTTAAAAAAGTATAGTCTGTCTTTTCAATTTACAATTTTAGCAATATGCCCTCTTATCCACTGTGTTGATACTATTATTATGTGTATTTATAGTGTAAATAAAATGTTGAGCCCTGAATCCATAAGAGCATCACTTGAAGAAGCAAAATGAGCAAGGAGACACAATGGAGCCTAGGAGTATCTTGTAATTGGAGCCTAGAAGTGTAATACTGTTCTTTTCTTTTTGACTGCTTGTGTACATGTTCAGTCTATTTTCTTTTTGACATTCCATGTAGTTGGTTTGATGATCTATTGATTTAGGAGGTATATTTTTTAGATCAACTCATCTTTTTTGGGCAAATGGTGTCCTAGACTAGGAATGTTTCTTGCTGTTTGATTATCATCTTTTCACCCATTTAATATATAAGTATTTCAAAGATTCTTTTGCAATAAAAAAATTTGAGTTCTTTTTATCAAAAACTCAGTTGCAACCTGTGATGCAACCTGTTCTTTTTAGCAAATTGTTATCAAAACTTCAATATGTTTGGTGCGTCAATGTCAATTGAAAAATAAGATTCACAACGATTTTGAATGTCACTTGTATTGTCATCATAAAGTGAGGTTATGAAAAATAGGATTCACAATGATTTGAATGTCACTTGTATTGTCATCATAAATTTAGTAGAAGATTTAGAGACTCTCgtttgtttcttacttttccatgAGATCAATGAGGAGTCAAGAAACATGCACCAACAATTTTTTATTCCAATTCTCATAAGAGTTCAAAATATTATTACAAGCAAAAGATAAATGAGTTGAACTAAACTAGAGTGGAAACAATATTTCCACTTTAGGCCCTTTCGCGATCACCTTCCTCGACACCTACTCTATACAACACAACCCACATGAAAAAAATTAACATTACAATTGTTATCCACCAATTGACCAACCAACAATAAGTTGGAAGCAAATCCGGGTGATATAAGCATGTCACGAAAGTTAAAGTTTATGTCACCAACATTAGTGATAGAGAGTTTATTACCATCTGATTACCattataaaaatataaattgtGCAAGTATTTATAGGAATCCATCATGTGGTTGGATGCACAAGAATTAAGAAACCATGCACAAGTACTGAGAGGACCAACCAACTGCAGAGTTGGTAGTAACATGGAATGCCTGAGCTATGATACTATAATAAATATGTCTAGATTTCAACCAAAAAAACTAGCTCAAAGGGTGAGGTTGTCCTCACATATTTATACACCTAACAACCTAGAAACCTAAGCAATGTGAGACTTCAGACAAACTCCAACATCATAACTACCAACTTTAACACACCCTCACCCCTAGCGTGGACCTGAGCCAAATGCCAATATTGTAGTCCTTAACCAAACTCTTATACTATGTAAAGAATTCTTGGCTTCATGCCTTTCTCATTGTTATTTCTTGTATATATAGAGGTTACAAGGCTATACATGTAATTACACTAAATAATTACATTTAATCTAGGAACAAACTAATAAATATAATGAAGAGGACAAATCAACTTCTTATTCACAATGATTCccttaaaatttcaaaaatttgttATTAATTGATTGAATCATTACAAGTGAGTTAGATCTATTTATAGGTCTTTTTGATAACCTTTTGTAGTAGGTCAAGGCCTATCACTAACTGACACATGTCTTAGTTACAAGGTGCTACTAGTGTACATTAGGCCTTCAGAAAGCTCTCTTGAGCTTTAGATAACCGGTTGAGGCATTCTAGAAGCGCAGGCGATTAGGGGCGGAGCGTACAATGAAGGCAGAATTTCTAACACCCCCTCACGCTCTGGCCTCAAAGCGTCTGAGACGTGGACGATGCGGGACCCATAAACCCAAACACAACACGGCATGCTAGAAGTGCAGACGACTAGGGATGTGCCATAGAACGAAGGCAGAATTTCCAACACCCCATCATGCTCGGGCCTCAATGAGCCTAAAGCGTGGACGATCATAAACCTAAACGCAATAGAAGTATGGTGAGCCTATAATCCACAAGTGTTGGAGGCTGCAATGAAGGCAACTCAAATACCACAAATAGGCTATGAGGCATGCTAGAAGTGTAGGCGGCTATGGAAGAACCGCACAATGAAGGCGGAATTTCCAACATTCCCTCATGCCCAGACCTTAACAAGCTCGAAGTGTGGATGATGCAGGACCCATAAACCTATAAGTGTTGGAAACTGCAATGAAGGCAACTCAAATGCCACAAATAGACTCTGATACCATCTTAAAAATTGTGGTTGAGTCTAACTCAATCTTACAAAACTGTCTTCTAAGATGAAGATTTTTCCACTTATAAACACAACACAAACCATATCTATAAGCAATGTAGAACTAAACACACCCCTTCAAATCCAATACAATGTAGGTGTTGAAGGCTACAATGAAGACAACTCAAATGTCTCAAATAGGAGACTAGGGGCAAACCACACAATGAAGGCGGAATTTCCAACATGAAGCATCATGACCAAATTTATGGCAAACTTGGCATTGGATGAAACTGCGACCACCACGTCCGCTGCCACCATAACCACCATGATGAGACTTGCCACCTCTTTCACCATTGAACTCAATAGATTTCTTGGACTCTGTGTCATCAAAGTCTGAGGAGGTTGGTTTTGTATTGTGATTGGGAGTAGGATTAGTCTAGGATGCAAGATTTATTAAAGAAAAGACTAGTTTCCTAAACCTTTCCGGTCGTGATTCATGTCCAAAAAGTAGGGTTCCCACATCTTCAATGGAAATGCAACCAAGTTTTCAACTAATCAAGGATATAAAGGATTCATACTCAAGTATGACATCCAAGTGTCACTAG is a window of Lathyrus oleraceus cultivar Zhongwan6 chromosome 6, CAAS_Psat_ZW6_1.0, whole genome shotgun sequence DNA encoding:
- the LOC127092122 gene encoding CDT1-like protein b codes for the protein MRNSSETPSPSSYKTRSKKPQLRSSKSLFKDPIDELSTKTPEKLPPRARNRGVALSLSDIRKVTKSLHDQEQPQTTLSKGKSARRKIPLASPRKSSKSADELLKLPEKYANFGEFFDSLDSSIRLLRMKGSTTSFTNIRPKIETLTDRRFTHGHLAQLKFILPEAIAIKKILVFDERTSCMKPDLHVTINPDAVEVDAKLPSESETMSLRKFFRARLRDFWESHPEGDEIPEEILPEPFNRPKQEPLLPVFKGPITFSAVKLSTSDNAINTDPDVSVPNETSFEALNQQPAPVSHMPPSFRRRFSQRVKENVHPKFPSDSFQPSAVPFLESSLKIDSTSEVSMSHQKTSQSELVSEAPSTEACSTINCSSICSTPSSVIPATPCKAIECTDGKGESVKSLEPMSTPLGYVSTPSKLMSATPALKPPKRHLMTPEDNSASSPDKLVKRPPSSRSTRSSRSLKFDTPMKNENGASSLSRSLKLDTPMKNENDASRLSRSLKFDTPVKNVNVASSLSTDNDIFDILPDTLLHSIREKERMAIEERDPAISQAKKRKKIIASLPKLFNMIHMMFHSRNRSVITKEELVNTLISSHCDIVDRREVEEQLHLLLELVPEWISEKLASSGDKLLVSVNKMLSPESIRASLEEAK